A genomic segment from Vanessa cardui chromosome 30, ilVanCard2.1, whole genome shotgun sequence encodes:
- the LOC124542293 gene encoding uncharacterized protein LOC124542293 has translation MAFSFRKMLSNINYFKKSEDNSENVLSDTNLKRRRHTYVSEEPIIINLESTEPDSTSKQCASSLKLPESVKNFAAKKGSLSDTDLLTLSVEAPLREKRRKCKKLKLDVKKASHSMNHLSEDNFSNVENTPKHVLLECKSSDVFSERFRGFDFNKSFDLIDAISDDQPSSPFVEDIDIESLSEQSDSDVSVHTNKSSIKMCRKVTDSQSSDDNQLVPSTSLESFGDVELDKNEEERVQLLLNYQIKLDKIGSLLRKLLNDFQFHIEVSKLFYSKSIVTALSGTDISNISKNTSDHLYDKNDRGFSSVGWNIVMEREDDDVKMKLRKQLLSMKSNIDDFVRIYLQSNTESNKLGNYKSITFNTKKLKHSVSKRQNVSHKKRIKHFDFPDLREALINLFSTDDVHTNIDNSYSDDSDTCKCICKCHQPSTPSSQTDSGLTTKTSDGSTSITSSIGNFSLDSSTLTAYSESLDQIVSYNSFQDTSLYNTLLQKAAIERITFYVEVHSIQLNCEVTDPDTETKNIMTFYCPSCKDTHNDENSLLRHILSPMHCEKIHFVYKTAYIKKCMSAGKEIQPSTVLNSMRMYRDENKIVCFGDAIYACSLCFENLIVGESVLMAHCSDPQHVDRREKLEDIVG, from the coding sequence ATGGCGTTTTCATTTCGAAAAATGCTATCGAacatcaattatttcaaaaaatctGAAGATAATTCCGAAAACGTCTTGTCTGATACTAATTTGAAGAGACGCAGGCATACATATGTTTCGGAAGAACCTATCATCATAAACTTAGAATCCACAGAGCCGGACTCTACATCGAAACAATGCGCGAGCAGTCTAAAACTCCCTGAATCTGTAAAAAACTTCGCCGCCAAAAAAGGTTCTCTATCAGACACAGATTTACTAACGCTGAGCGTGGAAGCGCCATTACGAGAAAAACGACGTAAATGTAAGAAACTTAAATTAGACGTTAAAAAAGCGAGTCACTCTATGAACCATTTAAGCGAAGACAACTTCAGTAATGTTGAGAACACACCCAAGCATGTTTTGCTAGAATGCAAGAGTTCTGATGTCTTCAGCGAAAGATTCAGAGgatttgatttcaataaatCGTTCGATTTAATCGATGCTATCTCAGATGACCAACCGTCTTCACCATTCGTTGAGGATATTGATATTGAATCTCTTTCAGAGCAATCAGATTCCGATGTGTCGGTTCACACAAacaaatcatcgattaaaatgtGTCGTAAGGTCACAGATAGTCAATCAAGCGATGATAATCAGCTAGTGCCCTCAACCAGTCTTGAGTCGTTCGGAGACGTTGAATTAGACAAGAACGAAGAGGAGAGAGTGCAGTTGTTATtgaattatcaaatcaaattagaTAAAATCGGGTCTCTCTTAAGGAAATTGCTCAATGATTTTCAATTTCACATCGAAGTATCAAAActgttttattcaaaatcaattgTTACAGCTCTCTCCGGCActgatataagtaatatttctaaaaatactaGTGATCACTTATATGATAAGAATGATAGAGGTTTTAGTTCTGTTGGTTGGAATATCGTAATGGAAAGAGAAGATGACGatgttaaaatgaaattaagaaaacaattgCTATCTATGAAGTCAAATATAGATGATTTTGTACGAATTTATTTACAGAGTAACACGGAAAGCAATAAATTAGGAAACTATAAGAGTATCACATTTAACACAAAGAAGCTTAAACATTCTGTATCGAAACGTCAAAATGTCAGTCATAAGAAAAGAATAAAACACTTTGATTTTCCAGATTTAAGAGAGGCGTTGATAAATCTATTTTCCACCGATGATGTCCACACAAACATTGATAACAGTTATTCCGACGACTCAGACACGTGCAAATGCATTTGTAAATGTCACCAGCCATCTACACCGAGCTCGCAAACAGATTCCGGACTGACAACGAAAACAAGTGACGGATCCACATCAATTACATCATCGATCGGCAATTTCAGCCTCGATTCATCTACATTAACAGCCTATTCGGAATCTCTAGATCAGATCGTCAGCTACAACAGCTTCCAAGACACGAGCCTCTACAACACATTGCTCCAGAAAGCCGCTATCGAACGGATAACATTCTACGTAGAAGTCCACAGCATACAATTGAACTGTGAAGTTACAGATCCTGATACAGAAACCAAGAATATTATGACATTCTACTGTCCCTCGTGTAAAGACACACATAACGATGAGAACAGCTTACTGAGACACATTTTGAGTCCGATGCATTGTGAGAAAATACATTTCGTATACAAAACTGCCTATATTAAGAAATGTATGTCAGCTGGTAAGGAAATACAACCAAGCACAGTATTGAACTCTATGAGGATGTATCGCGATGAAAATAAGATTGTCTGCTTTGGGGATGCAATTTACGCTTGTTCTTTATGCTTCGAAAATTTAATAGTTGGTGAATCAGTACTTATGGCACACTGCTCCGATCCACAGCACGTCGATCGACGGGAGAAACTCGAAGATATCGTTGGTTAG
- the LOC124542089 gene encoding uncharacterized protein LOC124542089, whose translation MHLSPKLLSCSLSEGKETHQDERIQSSLSSIQRGTTISLTATRDPDSRTQALVEALCCVSGLSAESAAAADSACRLFHTLVARARQQWPLANALLRALQLIKSENKEYKVRWRISSCYLVLANQIDEPYFPSALRDTLKFFISSKMATLPVDVRDVVEKHPNLYT comes from the exons ATGCATCTCAGTCCCAAACTCCTTAGTTGTTCCTTATCCGAGGGAAAGGAAACTCATCAGGATGAACGCATTCAGAGCTCTCTCTCAtctatacagcgtggcactaccataAGCCTGACC GCGACACGCGACCCCGATAGCCGCACGCAAGCGCTCGTGGAGGCGCTGTGCTGCGTGTCCGGGCTGTCAGCCGAGAGCGCGGCCGCCGCCGACAGCGCCTGCCGTCTCTTTCACACGCTCGTCGCGAGAGCGAGACAGCAGTGGCCGCTCGCCAACGCGCTGCTGCGGGCCTTGCAGCTCATCAAG TCAGAAAACAAAGAGTACAAGGTGCGCTGGCGCATATCGTCCTGCTACTTGGTGCTGGCCAATCAGATCGACGAGCCGTACTTCCCCAGCGCGCTGCGGGACACGCTCAAGTTCTTCATCTCGAGCAAGATGGCGACGCTTCCGGTCGACGTGAGGGACGTCGTCGAGAAGCATCCGAACTTGTACACTTAG